Genomic segment of Cronobacter dublinensis subsp. dublinensis LMG 23823:
GCGCTAATTGTCTGAAGGGATGGCTTAATGGATCACGCAATTTATACCGCCATGGGCGCAGCCAGCCAGACGCTGAACCAGCAGTCTGTCACGGCGAGCAACCTGGCCAACGCATCAACGCCTGGCTTTCGCGCTCAGCTCAACGCGCTGCGCGCCGTGCCGGTAGAAGGGCTGTCATTGCCAACCCGTACGCTGGTCACGGCCTCCACCCCTGGCGTGAATATGAGCCAGGGGTCACTCGACTACACCTCCCGTCCGCTGGACGTTGCCATTCAGGGCAGCGACGGCTGGCTGGCGGTACAGGCGCCGGACGGTACCGAAGCGTATACCCGCAACGGTAACATCCAGCGCACGGCGACCGGCCAGCTCACCATCCAGGGAAATCCTGTGATGGGCGAGGGCGGTCCGGTCGTGGTGCCGGAAGGCGCGGAAGTCACGATTGCCGCCGACGGTACGATTTCCGTACTGAACCCGGGCGACGCCCCGAACACCATTGCGCCGGTTGGCCGTCTGAAGATGGTTAAAGCGGGCGCGCAGGAAGTGGTGCGCGGCGACGACGGTCTGTTTCGTTTAAACCCGCAGGCGCAGACTGCCCGCGGCGCGACGTTGCAGGCCGACCCGACCATCAGCCTGATGTCCGGGGTGCTGGAAGGCAGCAACGTTAAACCCGTGGAAGCAATGACCGACATGATAGCCAACGCCCGTCGTTTCGAGATGCAGATGAAAATCATCACCAGCGTCGATGAAAACGAACAGCGTGCTAACCAGTTATTGTCGATGAGTTAATGAACAGGACGACACTATGATCAGTTCTTTATGGATTGCCAAAACCGGCCTCGACGCCCAGCAAACCAATATGGACGTTATCGCCAACAACCTGGCGAACGTCAGCACCAACGGTTTCAAACGTCAGCGCGCGGTGTTTGAAGATCTGCTTTACCAAACCATCCGCCAGCCGGGCGCGCAGTCGTCTGAACAGACCACGCTGCCTTCCGGCCTGCAGATCGGTACCGGTGTGCGCCCTGTCGCCACCGAGCGTCTGCACAGCCAGGGCAACCTGTCTCAGACCAACAACAGCAAAGATGTCGCGATTAAAGGCCAGGGCTTCTTCCAGGTTCTGCTGCCGGACGGCACTTCCGCGTATACCCGCGACGGTTCTTTCCAGGTGGATCAGAACGGCCAACTGGTGACCGCGGGCGGTTTCCAGGTACAGCCTGCCATCACTATCCCGGCGAACGCGCTGAGCATCACCGTCGGTCGCGACGGCGTGGTGAGCGTGACCCAGCAGGGAACGGCGGCGCCGGTCCAGGTCGGCCAGATTAACCTGACCACCTTTATGAACGACAGCGGTCTGGAAAGTATTGGTGAAAACCTCTACACCGAAACCCAGTCCTCCGGCACGCCGAACGAAAGCACGCCGGGCCTGAACGGTGCAGGGCTGCTGTATCAGGGTTATGTCGAAACCTCTAACGTCAACGTGGCGGAAGAGCTGGTCAACATGATCCAGGTGCAGCGCGCTTACGAGATTAACAGTAAAGCGGTTTCCACCACTGACCAGATGCTGCAAAAACTGACGCAACTCTAAAGCCTGTTTCGGTGTGGCGTGACGCCACACCGAACGCCACTACTGAAGATGAAAGCAATGCAAAAGACCGGTGCGCAACTCTGCCCTTTAGCGATAGCTCTCGCATTGACCCTCTCGGGTTGTGCCTGGGTGCCTTCTACTCCGCTGGTTCAGGGCGCGACGACCGCGCAGCCCGCACCTGCCCCCGCGCCGGTGGTTAACGGTTCCATTTTCCAGTCCGTACAGCAGATTAACTACGGTTATCAACCGCTGTTCGAAGACCG
This window contains:
- a CDS encoding flagellar basal body rod protein FlgF yields the protein MDHAIYTAMGAASQTLNQQSVTASNLANASTPGFRAQLNALRAVPVEGLSLPTRTLVTASTPGVNMSQGSLDYTSRPLDVAIQGSDGWLAVQAPDGTEAYTRNGNIQRTATGQLTIQGNPVMGEGGPVVVPEGAEVTIAADGTISVLNPGDAPNTIAPVGRLKMVKAGAQEVVRGDDGLFRLNPQAQTARGATLQADPTISLMSGVLEGSNVKPVEAMTDMIANARRFEMQMKIITSVDENEQRANQLLSMS
- the flgG gene encoding flagellar basal-body rod protein FlgG — protein: MISSLWIAKTGLDAQQTNMDVIANNLANVSTNGFKRQRAVFEDLLYQTIRQPGAQSSEQTTLPSGLQIGTGVRPVATERLHSQGNLSQTNNSKDVAIKGQGFFQVLLPDGTSAYTRDGSFQVDQNGQLVTAGGFQVQPAITIPANALSITVGRDGVVSVTQQGTAAPVQVGQINLTTFMNDSGLESIGENLYTETQSSGTPNESTPGLNGAGLLYQGYVETSNVNVAEELVNMIQVQRAYEINSKAVSTTDQMLQKLTQL